One part of the Phragmites australis chromosome 3, lpPhrAust1.1, whole genome shotgun sequence genome encodes these proteins:
- the LOC133912693 gene encoding uncharacterized protein LOC133912693 codes for MEGLTGSEIAGFVVGALLLGATIAAPRVDGFIASSQRRSLGMCKRCGNLRIVACSQCKGIGSVRKGGILNLGVLDDLYESLGAEGKTDNLVPCTKCRSQGRLLCPECSKSA; via the exons ATGGAGGGGCTTACGGGCAGCGAGATCGCCGGCTTCGTTGTGGGCGCGCTGCTGCTCGGCGCCACCATCGCCGCGCCCAGGGTCGACGGCTTCATCGCTTCCTCCCAAAGAAG GTCACTTGGTATGTGTAAGAGGTGTGGTAATCTTCGAATAGTAGCATGTTCACAGTGCAAAGGAATAGGCTCAGTTAGGAAAGGAGGAATACTCAACTTGGGCGTGCTAGATGATCTTTATGAATCACTTGGAGCTGAAGGCAAGACTGATAATCTGGTTCCTTGCACAAAGTGCAGATCCCAAGGCCGTCTCTTGTGTCCAGAGTGCTCGAAGAGTGCATGA